Proteins encoded in a region of the Amyelois transitella isolate CPQ chromosome 9, ilAmyTran1.1, whole genome shotgun sequence genome:
- the LOC106142797 gene encoding bromodomain-containing protein DDB_G0270170, which yields MAPIRYSLHYEDYSEHLMSRFGKLLQMQSLVDMTLMCSSHTLRVHKAVLAASSAYFQEVLQKQTGEPLIILKMRFSVLKCLVEFMYCGKTQCLEENLDELVSAAQFLKIKGLSKVTKEGLGITSHGDLPVFTPPVVINRPPQSFIDLHTQDSEPKPFAPPQLPAAAGANQPVDSMGRPNKDMVVRIPFDIENGGGAGAAGPDYPGGLRAIRPRRGRPSVKRSGSGWDGTGALGRAAERALLRREQDSRKAIHQLKHLQTRHLQDYMDRVTLSQAVNSICGPETAGSQNYMNISNDLMYTDQSSNVLEPTAYTKDGMGSETTPSSFTNSACSSANDGNTGISSAMSQYVNALKSAGLPTDLPILFESGDGSYINVNEQVLLDMVQSSEIQYEVIEQPNIIEKVADPSEIKSIDDLSKSIERGEMMLGAKNYSDNYPKDSTQFSQEDAINSLNAILPDNLESFGEQQNYVVMDSRLQESNNTLDNMNTHDLSCIDGDMQFFTKSMSDDIKKYYEDQQLNESRVNEQLCPTSTALDTNFNISLLDTKSALNTNQFNSLNTDDLRRNEDCYDFGLQLPQSTDFKEDALDCLISPKRNDENTDYNATQLDKNTKERDDIIKDLMNIEDRLNVIQNNSSDDDVNKYGTSANVQDFNAAIEFTNNENVCSEKGKTDMEMSSNSLQWHNIDISDKENENVANENTRNNKSNSNNHEDNDAQSGFDDSVIDLTDQMKVKDQWGEILNENETINDENEPLEATDNATSTLEEDIPFAVGLLPLKQVPPTESSSLLKRKSSIDMEVFDTINAKCLKRKVKYKNM from the exons ATGGCCCCAATTCGTTACAGTCTTCATTATGAAGACTATTCGGAGCACCTAATGTCTAGATTTGGCAAGCTTTTGCAAATGCAATCATTGGTAGATATGACACTTATGTGTAGTTCTCATACTTTGAGAGTTCACAAAGCTGTACTTGCTGCAAGTAGTGCTTATTTTCAG GAAGtactacaaaaacaaacaggAGAACCattgataattttgaaaatgcgATTCAGTGTGTTGAAATGTCTTGTTGAATTTATGTATTGTGGCAAAACGCAGTGTCTAGAAGAAAATCTTGATGAATTAGTTTCTGCCGCGcagttcttaaaaataaaaggattgTCAAAAGTTACTAAAGAAGGGCTTGGAATCACGAGCCATG GAGATCTCCCGGTATTTACTCCTCCAGTGGTAATAAACAGACCTCCGCAGTCATTCATAGATCTGCACACTCAG gaTAGTGAACCGAAACCCTTCGCGCCGCCGCAGTTGCCTGCTGCTGCTGGCGCGAATCAGCCCGTGGATTCGATGGGCAGACCTAACAAG GACATGGTGGTGCGGATACCATTCGACATAGAAAATGGCGGCGGAGCTGGTGCCGCCGGCCCGGACTACCCAGGTGGACTTCGAGCCATCAGACCTAGAAGGGGACGCCCTAGTGTTAAG CGCTCTGGTTCCGGCTGGGACGGGACGGGAGCCCTAGGTCGTGCCGCCGAGCGCGCCCTACTGCGACGCGAACAAGATTCACGCAAGGCCATTCATCAACTAAAACACTTGCAGACCAGACATTTGCAG GATTACATGGATAGGGTTACTCTGTCTCAAGCAGTGAACAGCATCTGTGGCCCTGAAACAGCAGGATCCCAGAATTACATGAATATCTCCAATGATCTCATGTATACTGACCAGTCTTCCAATGTACTCGAACCTACTGCATATACCAAAGACGGAATGGGAAGTGAAACCACACCATCGAGTTTCACCAACTCAGCTTGCAGTTCTGCCAATGACGGTAATACTGGTATCAGTAGCGCTATGTCGCAATACGTTAATGCGTTGAAGAGTGCTGGACTTCCTACAGATCTACCAATCCTTTTCGAATCTGGTGATGGATCTTACATTAACGTCAATGAACAAGTCTTGTTAGACATGGTCCAAAGCAGCGAAATTCAATATGAAGTAATAGAACAACcaaatataatagaaaaagtaGCAGATCCAAGCGAAATTAAGAGTATCGATGACCTATCGAAGTCAATAGAAAGAGGAGAAATGATGCTCGGTGCAAAAAATTACTCGGACAACTACCCCAAAGATTCAACGCAGTTTAGTCAAGAAGACGCCATAAACAGCCTTAATGCTATCTTACCTGACAACTTAGAATCGTTTGGAGAACAACAGAACTATGTAGTTATGGATTCACGTCTACAGGAGAGTAATAACACTCTGGACAATATGAATACACACGATTTGTCTTGCATTGACGGTGATATGCAATTCTTTACTAAGTCAATGAGCgatgacataaaaaaatactatgaaGATCAACAATTAAATGAATCTAGGGTAAATGAGCAACTGTGCCCTACTAGCACTGCTTTGgacacaaattttaatatatctcTGTTAGATACAAAGAGTGCCCTTAACACAAATCAGTTCAACTCTTTGAATACAGATGACCTCAGACGAAATGAAGATTGTTACGATTTCGGTCTACAGCTTCCACAAAGCACGGATTTTAAAGAAGATGCATTGGATTGTTTGATATCTCCAAAACGGAATGATGAAAATACTGATTATAACGCTACGCAGCttgataaaaatacaaaagaaagaGACGATATCATAAAAGATTTAATGAACATTGAGGACAGATTGAACGTCATACAGAATAATTCTAGTGATGATGATGTAAATAAGTATGGAACGAGCGCTAATGTACAAGACTTTAATGCCGCGATAGAGTTtactaataatgaaaatgtgtGTAGCGAAAAAGGAAAGACCGATATGGAAATGAGTTCCAATAGTTTACAATGGCATAATATAGATATTAGTGATAAGGAAAACGAAAATGTGGCGAATGAAAATACGCGAAATAATAAGTCAAATAGCAATAATCATGAAGATAATGATGCACAATCCGGATTCGATGATTCTGTCATAGATTTGACTGATCAAATGAAAGTAAAAGATCAATGGGGAGAAATTcttaatgaaaatgaaaccATTAATGATGAGAATGAACCTCTCGAAGCGACTGATAATGCTACTTCAACTTTAGAAGAAGATATTCCTTTTGCGGTGGGGTTACTTCCCCTGAAACAAGTTCCACCAACAGAAAGTAgtagtttattaaaaagaaaaagttcaaTTGACATGGAGGTGTTCGACACAATTAATGCTAAATGTTTAAAACGTAAAgttaaatataagaatatgTAA